Proteins encoded by one window of Streptomyces uncialis:
- a CDS encoding dTDP-4-dehydrorhamnose 3,5-epimerase family protein — MKATEVPAITGAYLFESTSYTDERGSFCRTFDADVVRSVGLDPDAFVQDSVSRSVRGVLRGLHLRSGAGEAKLVRCSYGRIFDVVVDLRPHSPTYRDRAFFELTDETQTTLYIPAGCAHGFQALTGTADVSYRIDRPHDPSEDVTIAFDDPELAIPWPLPVTSMSRRDREAPSLAQVLKHKEG, encoded by the coding sequence ATGAAAGCGACCGAAGTCCCGGCGATCACCGGCGCGTACCTGTTCGAGTCGACGTCGTACACCGACGAACGCGGTTCCTTCTGCCGCACCTTCGACGCCGACGTGGTCCGCTCGGTGGGCCTCGACCCGGACGCCTTCGTCCAGGACAGCGTGTCCCGCTCGGTCCGGGGAGTCCTGCGCGGACTGCATCTGCGCTCCGGAGCGGGCGAGGCCAAGCTGGTGCGGTGCTCGTACGGGAGGATCTTCGACGTCGTCGTGGACCTGCGGCCCCACTCGCCCACCTACCGCGACCGGGCCTTCTTCGAGCTGACCGACGAGACCCAGACGACCCTGTACATCCCGGCGGGCTGCGCGCACGGCTTCCAGGCGCTGACCGGTACCGCCGACGTCTCGTACCGGATCGACCGCCCGCACGACCCGTCCGAGGACGTGACCATCGCCTTCGACGACCCGGAGCTCGCCATCCCCTGGCCGCTGCCGGTCACCTCGATGTCCCGGCGGGACCGCGAGGCGCCGAGCCTCGCCCAGGTCCTGAAGCACAAGGAAGGATGA
- a CDS encoding APC family permease produces MKITTGTPPETSDAPTALKKALSTPLLYFFILGDILGAGVYVLVGQIAGASGGAVWVPLIVALCLAMLTAASYVELVTKYPRAGGACHYVNLAFGPFAGFLAGFCMLAAGVVAVGALARGFGGDYLSEFVSLPTLLVTTVFLAALGLLNARGIRESTRANVAATVIEVGGLLLVIGLGAWIVLRGDGDMSRLTDLGAPGEGPAAAALSGAVLAYYSFVGFETSVNVAEETLDPRHSYPRALFGALITAGVVYLLVGAAAAASVSTERLAGSDGPLLEVVRAAGGVPSQLFSAIALVAVANGALLTGIMSSRLAYGMARDGLLPRFLTRVLPGRRTPWASIAATTALSLLLAMTGDVATLASTLVLLLLVVFFLVNTSVLVLRRDAVPRDHFRTPTAVALAGAASCVVLATQIEREVWLRGAAVIAVGAVLGIVAAVRLRGRPA; encoded by the coding sequence GTGAAGATCACCACCGGCACACCACCGGAGACATCGGACGCTCCGACGGCACTCAAGAAGGCGTTGAGCACCCCACTGCTCTACTTCTTCATCCTGGGGGACATCCTCGGCGCGGGCGTGTACGTCCTCGTGGGCCAGATCGCCGGAGCCTCCGGCGGCGCCGTGTGGGTGCCCCTGATCGTGGCGTTGTGCCTGGCCATGCTCACCGCCGCCTCGTATGTCGAGCTGGTCACCAAGTACCCGCGCGCGGGCGGGGCCTGCCACTACGTCAACCTGGCGTTCGGGCCCTTCGCCGGGTTCCTCGCCGGATTCTGCATGCTCGCCGCCGGTGTCGTGGCGGTGGGCGCACTGGCCCGCGGGTTCGGCGGCGACTACCTGTCCGAGTTCGTCTCCCTCCCCACGCTGCTCGTCACGACCGTCTTCCTGGCCGCGCTGGGGCTGCTGAACGCGCGCGGCATCAGGGAATCGACACGGGCCAACGTGGCCGCCACCGTCATCGAGGTCGGCGGACTGCTCCTCGTGATCGGCCTCGGTGCCTGGATCGTGCTGCGCGGCGACGGCGACATGTCGAGGCTGACGGACCTCGGCGCCCCCGGCGAAGGGCCCGCGGCCGCCGCCCTGAGCGGGGCGGTGCTGGCCTACTACTCGTTCGTCGGGTTCGAGACATCCGTCAATGTGGCGGAGGAGACCCTTGACCCACGGCACTCGTACCCGAGGGCGCTCTTCGGCGCGCTGATCACGGCAGGCGTGGTGTACCTCCTGGTCGGCGCGGCCGCGGCGGCGTCCGTGTCCACCGAGAGGCTCGCCGGTTCCGACGGACCACTGCTCGAAGTCGTCCGTGCGGCGGGCGGTGTCCCGTCGCAGCTCTTCAGCGCCATCGCGCTGGTGGCGGTCGCCAATGGCGCGCTGCTCACCGGCATCATGTCGTCACGCCTGGCCTACGGGATGGCCCGGGACGGCCTTCTGCCGCGCTTCCTGACGAGAGTGCTGCCCGGCCGGCGTACGCCGTGGGCGTCGATCGCGGCCACCACGGCTCTCTCGCTGCTGCTCGCGATGACCGGCGACGTGGCGACGCTGGCCTCGACCCTCGTCCTGCTGCTCCTGGTCGTCTTCTTCCTCGTCAACACCTCGGTGCTCGTACTGCGTCGGGACGCCGTCCCACGGGACCACTTCAGGACACCGACGGCCGTCGCCCTCGCCGGGGCGGCGTCCTGCGTCGTGCTCGCGACCCAGATCGAGCGGGAGGTCTGGCTGAGGGGGGCGGCCGTCATCGCGGTGGGCGCCGTCCTGGGCATCGTCGCGGCGGTACGTCTGCGCGGACGGCCCGCCTGA
- a CDS encoding glutamate-1-semialdehyde 2,1-aminomutase produces the protein MDTEEFLLPRSRLANERLHTLIPGGAHTYAKGDDQYPENLAPVISHGNGAHVWDIDGNRYVEYGSGLRSVSLGHAHPRVNEAVRRQLDRGSNFVRPSIVEVEAAERFLATVPTADMVKFAKNGSDVTTAAVRLARAATGRPRIAICGDHPFLSADDWFIGTTPMSAGVPAATTELTVTFPYGDLAATEELLTRYQGEIACLILEPATHTEPPPGYLAGLRELADRHGCVLVFDEMITGLRWSEAGAQGLYGVVPDLSTFGKALGNGFAVSALAGRRDLMELGGLRHSHDRVFLLSTTHGAETHSLAAAMAVLTTYVEEGVTARLHALGERLAAGVREAAAGMGVADHIVVRGRASNLVFATLDENRQPSQRYRTLFLRRLLAGGVLAPSFVVSSALSDADIDHTVDTVAQACAVYRKALDAADPTPWLAGRPIKPVFRRLA, from the coding sequence GTGGACACCGAAGAGTTCCTCCTGCCCCGCTCACGACTGGCGAACGAGCGGCTGCACACCCTGATCCCCGGCGGCGCCCACACCTACGCCAAGGGCGACGACCAGTACCCCGAGAACCTGGCCCCGGTCATCAGCCACGGCAACGGCGCCCATGTATGGGACATCGACGGCAACCGCTACGTCGAGTACGGCTCCGGCCTGCGGTCGGTCAGCCTCGGCCACGCCCACCCCCGCGTGAACGAGGCCGTACGGCGGCAGCTCGACCGCGGCAGCAACTTCGTCCGGCCGTCCATCGTGGAGGTCGAGGCCGCGGAACGCTTCCTGGCCACCGTGCCGACCGCCGACATGGTGAAGTTCGCGAAGAACGGCTCCGACGTCACCACCGCCGCGGTACGTCTCGCCCGCGCCGCCACCGGGCGCCCACGGATCGCCATCTGCGGCGACCATCCGTTCCTCTCCGCCGACGACTGGTTCATCGGCACCACGCCGATGTCCGCCGGCGTTCCGGCGGCGACCACCGAGCTCACCGTGACGTTCCCCTACGGGGACCTGGCCGCCACGGAGGAACTGCTCACCCGGTACCAAGGCGAGATCGCCTGTCTGATCCTCGAACCCGCCACCCACACCGAGCCGCCGCCCGGATACCTCGCCGGTCTGCGCGAACTGGCCGACCGGCACGGCTGCGTACTGGTCTTCGACGAGATGATCACCGGCCTGCGCTGGTCCGAGGCGGGCGCCCAGGGCCTGTACGGGGTCGTCCCCGACCTCTCCACGTTCGGCAAGGCGCTGGGCAACGGGTTCGCCGTCTCCGCGCTGGCCGGGCGCCGCGACCTCATGGAACTGGGCGGGCTGCGCCACTCCCACGACCGGGTGTTCCTGCTGTCCACCACCCACGGCGCGGAAACACACTCGCTGGCCGCCGCGATGGCCGTGCTCACCACCTATGTCGAGGAGGGCGTCACCGCGCGGCTGCACGCCCTCGGCGAGCGATTGGCCGCCGGTGTCCGCGAGGCCGCGGCCGGTATGGGGGTCGCCGACCACATCGTCGTCCGGGGCCGGGCCAGCAATCTGGTCTTCGCCACCCTCGACGAGAACCGGCAGCCGTCACAGCGGTACCGCACCCTGTTCCTGCGCCGGCTCCTCGCGGGCGGGGTGCTCGCCCCGTCGTTCGTGGTGAGCAGCGCGCTCAGCGACGCCGACATCGACCACACCGTCGACACGGTGGCCCAAGCCTGCGCGGTGTACCGGAAGGCGCTGGACGCCGCCGACCCCACCCCCTGGCTGGCCGGGCGGCCGATCAAGCCCGTGTTCCGCCGCTTGGCGTGA
- a CDS encoding glycosyltransferase family 2 protein, protein MTAPARLSIGLPVYNGEEYLAESFDALLGQTYEDFELVVSDNASTDGTEDICRRYAALDPRIRYLRLPRNIGAAPNHNHVFTQCRGELFKWASHDDLYARDLLKRCVEALDERPDIVLAHSGQAVIDGDGRVKVPYEYGLATDSPHPPERFRSLLFEPGGDDFYGVMRADMLRRVKPHDSYHHADRTFVAEITLHGPFHQVPELLYFRRDHPTRAERANPGKRSRCVNLDPRRAGPLHPTPRLLAEYVWGFVAAVKRAPLSPADRRECYRHLASWMTSRARPGAGERVEDRAPVDPDRLTVSVDALVAGREGGRA, encoded by the coding sequence ATGACCGCCCCTGCCCGGCTGAGCATCGGCCTGCCCGTGTACAACGGCGAGGAGTACCTCGCCGAGTCCTTCGACGCCCTGCTCGGGCAGACCTACGAGGACTTCGAACTGGTCGTCTCCGACAACGCCTCGACCGACGGGACCGAGGACATCTGCCGCCGGTACGCCGCCCTCGACCCCCGTATCCGCTACCTCCGGCTGCCCCGCAACATCGGCGCCGCGCCGAACCACAACCATGTGTTCACCCAGTGCCGCGGCGAACTGTTCAAATGGGCCTCGCACGACGACCTCTACGCCCGGGACCTGCTGAAGCGCTGCGTGGAGGCGCTGGACGAACGGCCGGACATCGTCCTCGCGCACAGCGGCCAGGCGGTCATCGACGGCGACGGCCGGGTGAAGGTCCCCTACGAGTACGGACTCGCCACCGACTCGCCCCACCCGCCGGAGCGCTTCCGCAGCCTGCTCTTCGAGCCCGGCGGCGACGACTTCTACGGGGTGATGCGGGCCGACATGCTGCGCCGGGTGAAGCCGCACGACAGCTACCACCACGCCGACCGCACGTTCGTCGCCGAGATCACCCTGCACGGGCCGTTCCACCAGGTGCCCGAGCTGCTGTACTTCCGCCGCGACCATCCCACCCGCGCCGAGCGGGCCAACCCGGGCAAACGCTCCCGGTGCGTCAACCTGGACCCCCGCCGGGCGGGTCCGCTGCACCCGACACCCCGGCTGCTCGCCGAGTACGTCTGGGGCTTCGTCGCGGCGGTCAAGCGGGCGCCGCTGTCCCCGGCCGACCGGCGCGAGTGCTACCGCCACCTCGCCTCCTGGATGACCAGCCGGGCCCGGCCGGGCGCCGGGGAGCGCGTCGAGGACCGTGCCCCGGTCGACCCGGACCGGCTCACCGTCTCCGTCGACGCGCTCGTCGCCGGCCGCGAAGGCGGGCGCGCGTGA
- a CDS encoding MATE family efflux transporter: protein MKPMTTEGEKAKGAAAARPGGGRALAGRLSWGLADQAVCSMTNFALGIYVARSLGLAAFGVFSLAWVTYGVVLSVSRGLATDPLVVRFSGVPDTAWRAATARSSGTALGVGAALGTVCLVAGLGFGGGLGHAFAALGVVLPGLLLQDAWRYSFFAAGTGRKACANDLLGGVALVPAMLVAARVGSVAAFVLAWGAAAAVAAGYGFLQSRIRPRPTGAREWLREHRDLGYRYLVENVSLSGAAQLRAYGLGAIVGVSAVGVIRGAELLLGPFLAVLMGLSLVTVPEAARVLRRAPHRLGRFCLLLSAGQAAAALLWGAALLLVPDRLGELVLGGVWHPASALIVPATLGVVGAGLGVGAAAGLRALGAARRSLRSQLFASACYVVGGLGGAALAGTAGSAWGVAAATVSGSAVWWLHLRSALRERQQNPIREVRTP from the coding sequence ATGAAACCGATGACCACCGAGGGGGAGAAGGCGAAGGGCGCCGCGGCGGCCCGGCCCGGCGGCGGCCGGGCCCTGGCCGGCCGGCTGTCCTGGGGACTGGCCGACCAGGCGGTTTGCAGCATGACCAACTTCGCGCTGGGCATCTATGTGGCACGCTCCCTGGGGCTCGCCGCGTTCGGTGTGTTCAGCCTGGCCTGGGTGACCTACGGCGTGGTGCTCAGCGTCTCCCGAGGGCTGGCCACCGACCCGCTCGTGGTGCGCTTCAGCGGCGTACCGGACACCGCCTGGCGCGCGGCGACGGCCCGGTCGTCCGGCACCGCGCTCGGCGTCGGCGCCGCCCTCGGCACGGTGTGCCTGGTGGCCGGGCTAGGCTTCGGCGGCGGGCTGGGACACGCGTTCGCCGCCCTCGGCGTCGTACTGCCCGGCCTGCTGCTCCAGGACGCCTGGCGGTACTCGTTCTTCGCCGCGGGCACCGGGCGCAAGGCCTGTGCCAACGACCTCCTGGGGGGCGTCGCGCTCGTCCCGGCCATGCTGGTCGCGGCCCGCGTGGGCAGCGTGGCCGCGTTCGTGCTCGCCTGGGGCGCCGCCGCCGCGGTGGCCGCCGGGTACGGCTTCCTCCAGTCCCGCATCAGGCCCCGGCCGACCGGAGCACGCGAGTGGCTGCGCGAGCACCGCGACCTCGGCTACCGGTACCTGGTCGAGAACGTCAGCCTCAGCGGCGCGGCCCAGCTGCGGGCCTACGGGCTCGGCGCGATCGTCGGCGTCAGCGCGGTCGGGGTGATCCGGGGCGCCGAGCTCCTGCTCGGCCCGTTCCTGGCCGTGCTGATGGGACTGTCACTGGTCACCGTCCCGGAGGCGGCCCGGGTACTGCGGCGGGCCCCACACCGCCTCGGCCGCTTCTGCCTCCTGCTCAGCGCCGGACAGGCCGCCGCCGCGCTGCTCTGGGGCGCCGCCCTGCTGCTGGTGCCCGACCGCCTCGGTGAACTCGTGCTCGGCGGCGTCTGGCACCCCGCCTCCGCGCTCATCGTGCCCGCCACCCTCGGTGTCGTGGGCGCCGGCCTCGGCGTCGGCGCGGCGGCCGGGCTGCGCGCGCTCGGCGCCGCCCGGCGCAGCCTGCGCAGCCAGCTGTTCGCCTCCGCCTGCTACGTCGTCGGCGGGCTCGGCGGAGCCGCCCTGGCCGGCACGGCCGGCTCCGCCTGGGGCGTGGCCGCCGCGACCGTCAGCGGCTCGGCCGTCTGGTGGCTGCATCTGCGGTCCGCCCTGCGCGAGCGCCAACAGAACCCCATCCGCGAAGTGAGGACCCCATGA
- a CDS encoding polysaccharide pyruvyl transferase family protein has product MRSARDAPVRVGVFGLLGSGNLGNDGSLEAVLGYLRTAHPEAAVDALCGGPEAVTARYGIPATRLHWYRGEYRTASRVGAIAGKGLGKLVDVFRTAAWVRRHDVVIVPGMGVLEATLPLRPWGFPYSLFLLCASGRLLGTRVALVGVGAAAIRSRPTRALVRWSARLATYRSYRDDLSRDALRAMGVDTTRDEVYPDLAFALPVPPADAPPGPPGPVCVGVMDFHGGNDDRARAEEIHRRYLDGTIRFVRALVEDGRPVRLLTGDDVDASVVAAILDAVDSPLVTAADASSLADLMKETAAADTVVATRYHNLVCALKAGTPTLALSYAAKSDALMARMGLDAYRHPAREVDADRLLEQFRALEKESARIRRTLTERNLVAARQLERQFTALTTALFPATGHTHAHALRETP; this is encoded by the coding sequence GTGAGGTCCGCGCGGGACGCCCCGGTGCGCGTCGGGGTGTTCGGCCTGCTCGGCTCCGGCAACCTCGGCAACGACGGGTCGCTGGAAGCCGTGCTCGGATACCTCCGGACCGCGCACCCGGAGGCCGCCGTGGACGCGCTGTGCGGCGGACCCGAGGCCGTCACGGCCCGGTACGGGATACCGGCGACCCGGCTGCACTGGTACCGCGGCGAGTACCGGACCGCGTCCCGCGTGGGCGCGATCGCGGGGAAGGGCCTCGGCAAACTCGTCGACGTCTTCCGCACCGCCGCCTGGGTACGCCGGCACGATGTGGTGATCGTGCCGGGCATGGGCGTCCTGGAGGCCACCCTGCCGCTGCGGCCCTGGGGCTTCCCGTACTCGCTGTTCCTGCTCTGCGCGAGCGGGCGGCTGCTCGGCACCCGGGTCGCGCTGGTCGGTGTCGGCGCCGCCGCGATCCGCAGCCGCCCCACCCGGGCCCTGGTGCGCTGGTCGGCACGGCTGGCGACGTACCGGTCGTACCGGGACGACCTGTCCCGCGACGCGCTGCGGGCGATGGGCGTGGACACCACACGCGACGAGGTCTACCCGGACCTCGCGTTCGCCCTGCCCGTGCCACCGGCCGACGCGCCCCCCGGCCCGCCGGGCCCGGTCTGTGTCGGCGTCATGGACTTCCACGGCGGCAACGACGACCGTGCCCGGGCCGAGGAGATCCACCGGCGCTACCTCGACGGGACGATCCGCTTCGTCCGCGCGCTGGTCGAGGACGGCCGCCCGGTCCGGCTGCTCACCGGCGACGACGTCGACGCGTCCGTGGTCGCCGCGATCCTCGACGCGGTGGACTCGCCGCTGGTCACCGCCGCCGACGCGTCCTCACTGGCCGACCTGATGAAGGAGACGGCGGCCGCCGACACCGTGGTCGCGACCCGCTACCACAACCTCGTCTGCGCGCTGAAGGCCGGAACGCCGACACTCGCGCTCAGCTACGCGGCGAAGAGCGACGCGCTGATGGCCCGGATGGGGCTCGACGCGTACCGCCACCCGGCCCGCGAGGTCGACGCCGACCGCCTCCTCGAACAGTTCCGGGCGCTGGAGAAGGAATCGGCGCGGATACGGCGCACCCTCACCGAACGGAACCTGGTCGCCGCCCGGCAACTGGAGCGGCAGTTCACCGCCCTGACCACGGCCCTCTTCCCGGCCACCGGCCACACCCACGCCCACGCACTGCGGGAGACCCCATGA
- a CDS encoding DUF4910 domain-containing protein yields MAPMTTTGEQMHALVERLYPLCRSITGDGVRDTLEIVGEYLPLQTHEVPTGTRVLDWTVPQEWNIRDAYIADTAGNRVVDFAASSLHVLGYSVPVSATMPLSELRGHLHTLPDHPTWVPYRTSYYKPDWGFCLAQETLDALPDGDYEVRVDSTLADGHLTYAEHVVPGQVPDEVIVSCHVCHPSLANDNLAGIAVATFLARALAETKPWYTYRFLFAPGTIGAITWLARNRERVDRVKHGLVLACAGDPGRLTYKQSRRGDAEIDRVMRHVLRSSERPHHITEFTPYGYDERQFCSPGFDLGVGSLSRTPYAGYPEYHTSADNPDFVSPEAMADTLAVCREAFGVLDRDRRYRNLSPYGEPQLGRRGLYDALGGRSDAKQAQMAMLWVLNLSDGEHSLLDIAERSGLPFDTVAGAADALEGAGLIKA; encoded by the coding sequence GTGGCGCCGATGACGACGACCGGCGAGCAGATGCACGCACTGGTGGAGCGGCTGTACCCGCTGTGCCGGAGCATCACCGGCGACGGGGTGCGCGACACCCTGGAGATCGTCGGCGAGTACCTTCCGCTCCAAACGCACGAGGTGCCGACGGGGACGCGGGTGCTCGACTGGACGGTGCCGCAGGAGTGGAACATCCGCGACGCGTACATCGCCGACACCGCCGGCAACCGCGTCGTCGACTTCGCCGCGTCCAGCCTGCACGTGCTCGGCTACAGCGTGCCCGTGTCGGCGACCATGCCGCTGTCCGAGCTGCGCGGACACCTGCACACCCTGCCCGACCACCCCACCTGGGTGCCCTACCGCACCAGCTACTACAAGCCGGACTGGGGATTCTGCCTGGCCCAGGAGACCCTGGACGCGCTGCCGGACGGCGACTACGAGGTACGCGTCGACTCCACCCTCGCGGACGGCCATCTCACCTACGCCGAACACGTCGTCCCCGGGCAGGTCCCCGACGAGGTGATCGTCTCCTGCCATGTCTGCCACCCGTCGCTGGCCAACGACAACCTGGCGGGCATCGCGGTGGCGACGTTCCTGGCCCGGGCGCTGGCGGAGACGAAGCCCTGGTACACCTACCGCTTCCTGTTCGCGCCCGGCACCATCGGGGCGATCACCTGGCTGGCCCGCAACCGGGAGCGGGTGGACCGGGTCAAGCACGGACTGGTGCTCGCCTGCGCCGGTGACCCGGGACGGCTGACGTACAAGCAGAGCAGACGCGGCGACGCGGAGATCGACCGGGTGATGCGGCATGTGCTGCGCTCCTCCGAACGCCCCCACCACATCACCGAGTTCACTCCCTACGGCTACGACGAGCGGCAGTTCTGCTCGCCCGGGTTCGATCTCGGCGTGGGCTCGCTCAGCCGCACCCCGTACGCCGGATACCCCGAGTACCACACCTCGGCGGACAACCCGGACTTCGTCTCCCCGGAGGCGATGGCGGACACCCTCGCCGTCTGCCGTGAGGCGTTCGGCGTGCTGGACCGCGACCGGCGGTACCGCAACCTCAGCCCCTACGGCGAACCACAGCTGGGCCGACGCGGGTTGTACGACGCGCTCGGCGGACGCAGTGACGCGAAACAGGCCCAGATGGCCATGCTGTGGGTGCTCAACCTCTCCGACGGCGAGCACAGCCTGCTGGACATCGCCGAGCGGTCCGGGCTGCCGTTCGACACCGTCGCCGGCGCGGCCGACGCCCTGGAGGGCGCCGGGCTGATCAAGGCATGA
- a CDS encoding NAD-dependent epimerase/dehydratase family protein, with amino-acid sequence MRVLLTGHQGYLGTVMAPVLGSAGHEVVGLDSGLFADCVLGPPPADPPGHRVDLRDITAEHLAGVDAVIHLAALSNDPLGALAPDLTYDINHHASVRLAELARDAGVRRFLYASTCSVYGAAGGGDLVAEDAPLRPVTPYAESKVRVEDDLHALADGDFSPVYMRNATAFGYSPRLRADIVLNNLVGHALLSGEVLVLSDGTPWRPLVHAADIARAFAAALTAPREAVHDRAFNIGSEINNVTVAEIAAQVAEAVSGSRVVITGETGADPRSYRVDFARFRAAIPGFDCEWTVKRGALELADAYREHALTREDFERRFTRLAVLRAASDAGTVDDTLRWRR; translated from the coding sequence TTGCGCGTACTTCTGACGGGACACCAGGGCTACCTGGGCACCGTGATGGCCCCGGTACTCGGCTCCGCCGGACACGAGGTCGTCGGACTGGACTCCGGCCTCTTCGCCGACTGCGTGCTGGGCCCGCCGCCCGCCGACCCGCCGGGACACCGGGTGGACCTCCGTGACATCACGGCCGAACACCTGGCCGGGGTGGACGCCGTGATCCATCTGGCCGCGCTGTCCAACGACCCGCTGGGAGCACTCGCTCCCGACCTCACCTACGACATCAACCACCACGCGTCCGTGCGACTGGCCGAACTGGCCCGCGACGCCGGAGTACGGCGCTTCCTGTACGCCTCGACCTGCTCCGTCTACGGCGCCGCCGGCGGCGGCGACCTGGTGGCCGAGGACGCCCCGCTGCGCCCCGTGACCCCGTACGCGGAGTCCAAGGTGCGGGTGGAGGACGACCTGCACGCGCTGGCCGACGGCGACTTCAGCCCGGTGTACATGCGCAACGCCACCGCCTTCGGCTACTCACCCCGGCTGCGCGCCGACATCGTGCTGAACAACCTGGTGGGCCACGCCCTGCTGTCCGGCGAGGTGCTCGTGCTCTCCGACGGCACCCCCTGGCGCCCGCTCGTGCACGCCGCCGACATCGCACGGGCCTTCGCCGCCGCGCTCACCGCGCCCCGGGAGGCGGTGCACGACCGGGCGTTCAACATCGGCAGCGAGATCAACAACGTCACCGTCGCGGAGATCGCCGCACAGGTCGCCGAGGCGGTCTCCGGCTCACGGGTGGTGATCACCGGCGAGACCGGCGCCGATCCGCGGTCGTACCGGGTGGACTTCGCCCGGTTCCGCGCCGCGATCCCCGGCTTCGACTGCGAATGGACGGTCAAGCGGGGCGCCCTCGAACTCGCCGACGCCTACCGGGAACACGCCCTGACCCGCGAGGACTTCGAGCGTCGCTTCACCCGGCTCGCCGTGCTGCGCGCGGCGTCCGACGCCGGAACCGTCGACGACACCCTGCGGTGGCGCCGATGA
- a CDS encoding class I SAM-dependent methyltransferase has translation MKAASRGTSVLKSGAKRLLRRTGFDIVRSTNVQGGVDDFIPFEATMRAARAAGLSIGDHIDAVMNGTPGATQSTIDELRALGVFAADPKTVLEIGPGSGRYLEKTMKECSPGRYEIYETAAPWAGYLVDTFGVVAQPTEGSSLAPTPDGSVDLVQAHKVFNTVTFLVAVRYFFEMARVTRPGGRIVFDVMTETCLDPATVGVWAERGGSGHGSFPAALPRRTCVDLFATLGCELEANFTAPMGVASTEVLVFAKKP, from the coding sequence ATGAAGGCGGCAAGCAGAGGAACATCCGTACTCAAGTCGGGGGCCAAACGGCTTCTGCGGCGTACCGGATTCGACATCGTGCGCAGTACCAACGTCCAGGGCGGGGTGGACGACTTCATCCCGTTCGAGGCGACGATGCGGGCCGCCCGTGCGGCCGGTCTGTCGATCGGTGACCATATCGACGCGGTCATGAACGGGACGCCTGGCGCCACCCAGTCCACCATCGACGAATTACGCGCGCTCGGCGTCTTCGCCGCCGACCCGAAAACGGTGCTGGAGATCGGCCCCGGGTCCGGACGGTATCTGGAGAAGACCATGAAGGAGTGCTCTCCCGGCCGCTACGAGATCTACGAGACGGCAGCGCCCTGGGCCGGCTATCTCGTGGACACCTTCGGTGTCGTGGCCCAGCCGACCGAGGGAAGCAGTCTCGCTCCGACGCCCGACGGCAGCGTCGACCTCGTCCAGGCCCACAAGGTCTTCAACACCGTGACCTTCCTGGTGGCCGTCCGCTACTTCTTCGAGATGGCCCGTGTCACGCGACCCGGCGGCCGGATCGTCTTCGACGTCATGACGGAGACCTGTCTGGACCCGGCGACGGTAGGCGTCTGGGCCGAGCGGGGCGGCTCGGGACACGGCTCCTTCCCGGCGGCGCTGCCGCGCCGGACCTGCGTGGACCTCTTCGCGACCCTCGGCTGCGAGCTGGAGGCCAACTTCACGGCGCCCATGGGTGTCGCCTCCACGGAGGTGCTCGTCTTCGCCAAGAAGCCCTGA
- a CDS encoding phosphatase PAP2 family protein: MLPPSLRASLGLIAVLATLLGVALGVLYAGRNRPGGVDGWIQPSVDGVPPPWRNIALAVDFLAEPAGAVALVVAAVSGCLLLRWPRAAVLVVAGAVLTVGATKLLKPLVGRTIHDGHLSYPSGHTAFLTALALMAALLAVGRLGLGRTAGTALALGATLVAGAAMGWAQIALGAHYPTDTLGGWCTALAVTPATAWLVDRTAGLRRERR; encoded by the coding sequence GTGCTGCCTCCGTCGCTGCGCGCCTCGCTCGGGCTGATCGCGGTCCTCGCCACGCTGCTGGGTGTCGCGCTGGGGGTCCTGTACGCCGGGCGGAACCGGCCCGGCGGGGTGGACGGGTGGATTCAGCCGTCGGTGGACGGTGTGCCGCCGCCGTGGCGGAACATCGCCCTGGCCGTGGACTTCCTGGCGGAGCCCGCCGGGGCGGTGGCGCTGGTCGTGGCCGCCGTGTCGGGCTGTCTGCTGCTGCGGTGGCCGCGCGCCGCGGTGCTCGTCGTGGCAGGCGCCGTACTGACCGTGGGCGCGACCAAGCTGCTCAAGCCCCTGGTGGGACGCACCATCCACGACGGGCATCTGTCCTATCCGAGCGGGCACACCGCCTTCCTCACCGCGCTCGCCCTGATGGCGGCGCTGCTGGCGGTCGGGCGGCTCGGCCTCGGCAGGACGGCCGGGACGGCGCTCGCGCTGGGGGCGACGCTGGTCGCGGGCGCCGCCATGGGCTGGGCGCAGATCGCGCTGGGCGCGCACTACCCGACCGACACCCTCGGCGGCTGGTGCACCGCGCTGGCGGTGACACCGGCCACCGCGTGGCTGGTCGACCGGACGGCCGGCCTCCGTCGGGAGCGCCGCTGA